The Stigmatella aurantiaca DW4/3-1 genome contains the following window.
GGAAGCGGTCGGAGAGAAAGGCGAGTGCGCGCGGATCGCCGCGCATCCAGGATGCGGAGAAAGGGGAGGCCACGGGACGCGGTGATAACAAGTCCGGTGCGCTGGAGCGATCAGAAGGAGTCCCCGCCCGGGCGGCTGGGTTCTGTTAGGGTCCGCGCCGATGCGGACCTGGGTCATCTTCGGAGTGGCACTGGCCATGAGCCTTGGAATCTCTTCGGAGGCCCTCGGGCAGCCTTCCCGGCAGCCTCATGCGGGAGAGATTGCCTTGGGCATCCGGCGCCTCGGTGTGACTGGGAGTGTGCTTTACGTGGCGGCTCACCCCGACGACGAGAACACGCGGCTGTTGGCTTGGCTGGCGGGTGGGCGAGGCCTGCGCGCGGGTTATCTGTCGATGACGCGCGGAGACGGTGGGCAGAACCTCATCGGGACGGAACAGGACGAGCTGCTCGGGCTCATTCGCACGAACGAGCTCCTCGCGGCGCGGCGCGTCGATGGTGCCGAGCAGCTGTTCACGCGAGCAAGGGACTTCGGCTACTCGAAGAGCGTCGAGGAGACGTTGCGCATCTGGGGCCATGACGCGGTGCTGGCCGACGTCGTGCTCGCCATCCGCCGCTTTCAGCCGGACGTCATCGTGACGCGCTTCACCACGAAGCCGCCCAACCATGGGCACCATACTGCCTCGGCGCTCCTGGCCGAGGAGGCTTTCGCGGCCGCGGCGGATCCCGCGCGCTTTCCCGAGCAGCTCGGAGCGCTGAAACCGTGGAAGGCCGACCGGCTGCTGAACAACGTTTCGACCTGGAACCTGAAGCCCGATGCCGACATGTCCGCCTACCTCAAGGCCGATGTCGGAGGCTACGAGCCGCTCCTGGGACGTTCCTGGGGGGAGGTCGCGGCGGAGAGCCGCAGCCAGCACAAGAGCCAGGGTTTCGGGGTGGCCGCCGAGCGCGGATCACTGCTGGAGTACTTCGCCCCCCTCGCCGGAACGCGCCCGAAGTCGGATCTCTTCGAGGGTCTCGAACTCACATGGCGCCGGTGGGGAGGGACGGAGAAGGTCATCCAGGCCGTCAACGCGGCGTCGAGCGGTTTCGATCCTCGCGCCCCCCACCTGAGCCTCCCCGCGCTCCAGCGCGTGCACGAGGCGATTTCGGCCCTGCCCGAAGACAATCCATGGAAGGCCCCCAAGCTGCGCGAGACCGAGGCGCTCATGACCGCGTGCGCGGGCTTGTTCCTCGAGGTGCGTGCGGCGGAGGCGTCCGCCGTTCCAGGCAGCCAGGTGACGTTGAACCTGATGGCGTTGAACCGCTCGCCCTCCGCGCTCCGGTTGGTGAGCGTGACGCTCCCGGGCGGTGAGCCGGTGGCGGTGGAGGCGGCACTGCTGGGAGACAAGCCCTTCACCCTCTCCAGCCCGGTGGAGATCCCAGCGGATGCGCGGATCTCGACGCCCTACTGGCTCCGGAAACCCGTCGAAGGGGGCCTCTACACCGTGGAGGCGCAGGACCGGGCGCTCATCGGTCGGCCTGAAGGGGAGCCTGCCCTGACGGTGACCTTCGTCTATGAGGCCGGGGGCAAGCGCTTCACCGTGGTTCGCCCCGTGGTCTTCGTTTGGACGGATCCCGTGCGCGGCGAGCTCTACCGGGCCTTCGAGATTGCTCCGGCCGTCACGGCGACGCTTGACCGGGAGGTTCTCATGTTCCCCAACGGCATGTCCCAGACCGTTCCCGTGGTCTTGGCGGCAGGCCGCGCCGATGCCGCTGGCACGGTCCGGCTTGAGGTGCCGGGCGGCTGGCGTGCCGAACCCGCCGAGGTGCCTTTCCAACTCGCCGCGCGCGGTGACGAGCGCACGGTCCGCTTTCAGCTCACACCTCCCAAGGGCGCGAGCGAGCGGGCACGGTTGCGTGTCGTGGTGGAGAGTGGCGGCCGTGCCGAGTCGTGGCGCGTCCGCACCGTGACGCATGAGCACATCCCGCCTCAGTCGGTGCGCCAGCCCTCCGAGGCGGCCTTGGTGCCGGTGGCCCTCGCCATGAAGGGGCGGCGGATCGGCTATGTCCCCGGGCCGGGGGACCGGGTGGCCGAGAGCCTCGCGGCCGTTGGGTACGAGGTGACGGTGCTGCCCGAGGAGCCACTGGCCTCCGAGAAGCTCGAGCGCTTCGATGCCATCCTGATCGGGGTACGCGCCTTCAACGCCAACCCGCGTCTCTCCCTCCACCGCGAGCGGCTCCTGCGGTACGTGGAGGGGGGAGGGCGGTTGGTCGTCCAGTACAACACCAACAGCCGTGTGGGGCCGCTCACCGCTTTTGTCGGCCCTTATCCCCTGGAGATCGGGCGCGAGCGGGTGACGGACGAGACCGCGGCGATGACGCCCGTGGATCCGAAGGTCCCGCTGCTGAATGCTCCCAACCGCCTTGGGCCCGCCGACTTCGAGGGCTGGGTCCAGGAGCGTGGGCTCTACTTCGCTTCGAAGTGGGACGAGCACTATCAGCCCATCTTCTCCATGCAGGACCCGGGTGAGGAGCCGCTCCAGGGAGGGCTGCTCGTGGCCCGTCATGGCAAGGGGACCTTCATCTACACGGGCATTGCGTTTTTCCGTCAACTTCCCGCGGGCGTGCCCGGTGCCTACCGCCTGCTCGCGAACCTCCTCGCCCGATGAAACCCCCTTCCAAGCCTCCTGAACCAGCCGGAGCCCCAGCGCCTCGGCCTGAACTCGACGATGCGCCGCCCGTGCTCGGGTCCTGGCGCAACATCTACCTCTTCGTGCTGGGCACCCTTGCCCTGCTCATTGCCCTGTTCTGGGCGCTGACCCGGGCTTACTCGTGACACTGCTCGATTGGCTGGTCCTCATCGGAACGACGGCGTTCATCGTGGGGTGGGGGCTCTGGCGGACGCGCGGCGAGAGCACCACCACGGAGGGCTTTCTGCGCGGCGGCCACGAGATGCGCTGGCCCACCATTGGCCTGTCCGTCATGGCCACGCAGGCGAGCGCCATCACCTTCCTCTCCGTTCCAGGCCAGGCCTACGAGGACGGGATGCGCTTCGTGCAGTTCTACTTCGGCCTGCCGATCGCGATGGTGATCATCAGTGCCGTCTTCGTGCCCATCTACTACCGGCTCAATGTCCTCACCGCGTATGAGTACCTGGAATCGCGCTTCGACTTGAAGACCCGCCTGCTCGGTGCGCTCCTCTTCCTCATCCAGCGAGGGCTGGCCTCTGGCATCACCCTCTACGCGCCCTCCATCATTCTCTCGGCCATCTTCGGTTGGCCGCTCGAGCCCACCATCGTGCTCATGGGGGCGCTGGTCATTCTCTACACCGTGACGGGCGGCTCCAAGGCCGTCAGCCAGACACAGAAGCAGCAGATGGTGGTGATGCTGGGGGGCATGGCCGTGGCGGCCATCGTCATCGTGTGGAAACTGCCCGAGAACGTGTCTTTCGGGCAGGCCGTCGATGTCGCGGGGGCCCTGGGCCGGATGAACGTGGTCAGCTTCAACCTCGACTTTCAGGACCGTTACAACGTCTGGTCCGGAATCACGGGGGGGCTTTTCCTGTCACTGTCTTACTTTGGAACCGATCAGTCCCAGGTGGGCCGCTATCTGACGGGCCGTTCCATCACGGAGAGCCGTCTCGGGCTGCTGTTCAACGGCGTTCTGAAGATCCCGATGCAGTTCTTGATCCTCTTCGTCGGGCTCCTGGTCTTCGTGTTCTACCAATTCACCGCTCCGCCCCTGCTCTTCAATCAGCCCCTGCGGGCACGGGTCCAGGCGACCGCGCAAGCGGGAGAGTTCGCTGCCCTCGAGGAGAAATGGGCCCAGGTGCAGGCGGAGAAGCGTGTCGAGGCAGAGCGCTACGTGGCGGCGCGGGAGGCCGGTGACGGCTCCGCGGAGGCAAGCTCGCGCGAGCGGCTCCAGGCCGCGGCCCGGACGGCCGAGACGGTTCGCAAGGAGGCCAAGGCCGTGGTCTCCCGCGCCCTGCCTGGAAGTGAGACGAAGGACTCGGACTACATCTTCATCTCGTTCGTGAAGGACTGGATGCCCAGCGGCCTGGTCGGGTTGCTCGTCACCGTCATCCTGGCGGCGGCCATGAGTTCGATCTCGAGCGAGCTCAACGCCCTGGGCGCGACGACCACGGTCGACTTCTACCGGCGAGTCATCCGCCGTGACGCGACCGACCGCCAGTTCCTCGTGGCCTCCAAGCTGTGCACCGTGCTCTGGGGTTTTGTCGCGATTGCCTTCGCGAGCTTCGCCTCGCTGCTCGACAACCTCATCCAGGCGGTGAACATCCTCGGCTCGCTCTTCTATGGAACCGTGCTGGGCTTGTT
Protein-coding sequences here:
- a CDS encoding PIG-L family deacetylase — its product is MRTWVIFGVALAMSLGISSEALGQPSRQPHAGEIALGIRRLGVTGSVLYVAAHPDDENTRLLAWLAGGRGLRAGYLSMTRGDGGQNLIGTEQDELLGLIRTNELLAARRVDGAEQLFTRARDFGYSKSVEETLRIWGHDAVLADVVLAIRRFQPDVIVTRFTTKPPNHGHHTASALLAEEAFAAAADPARFPEQLGALKPWKADRLLNNVSTWNLKPDADMSAYLKADVGGYEPLLGRSWGEVAAESRSQHKSQGFGVAAERGSLLEYFAPLAGTRPKSDLFEGLELTWRRWGGTEKVIQAVNAASSGFDPRAPHLSLPALQRVHEAISALPEDNPWKAPKLRETEALMTACAGLFLEVRAAEASAVPGSQVTLNLMALNRSPSALRLVSVTLPGGEPVAVEAALLGDKPFTLSSPVEIPADARISTPYWLRKPVEGGLYTVEAQDRALIGRPEGEPALTVTFVYEAGGKRFTVVRPVVFVWTDPVRGELYRAFEIAPAVTATLDREVLMFPNGMSQTVPVVLAAGRADAAGTVRLEVPGGWRAEPAEVPFQLAARGDERTVRFQLTPPKGASERARLRVVVESGGRAESWRVRTVTHEHIPPQSVRQPSEAALVPVALAMKGRRIGYVPGPGDRVAESLAAVGYEVTVLPEEPLASEKLERFDAILIGVRAFNANPRLSLHRERLLRYVEGGGRLVVQYNTNSRVGPLTAFVGPYPLEIGRERVTDETAAMTPVDPKVPLLNAPNRLGPADFEGWVQERGLYFASKWDEHYQPIFSMQDPGEEPLQGGLLVARHGKGTFIYTGIAFFRQLPAGVPGAYRLLANLLAR
- a CDS encoding sodium:solute symporter gives rise to the protein MTLLDWLVLIGTTAFIVGWGLWRTRGESTTTEGFLRGGHEMRWPTIGLSVMATQASAITFLSVPGQAYEDGMRFVQFYFGLPIAMVIISAVFVPIYYRLNVLTAYEYLESRFDLKTRLLGALLFLIQRGLASGITLYAPSIILSAIFGWPLEPTIVLMGALVILYTVTGGSKAVSQTQKQQMVVMLGGMAVAAIVIVWKLPENVSFGQAVDVAGALGRMNVVSFNLDFQDRYNVWSGITGGLFLSLSYFGTDQSQVGRYLTGRSITESRLGLLFNGVLKIPMQFLILFVGLLVFVFYQFTAPPLLFNQPLRARVQATAQAGEFAALEEKWAQVQAEKRVEAERYVAAREAGDGSAEASSRERLQAAARTAETVRKEAKAVVSRALPGSETKDSDYIFISFVKDWMPSGLVGLLVTVILAAAMSSISSELNALGATTTVDFYRRVIRRDATDRQFLVASKLCTVLWGFVAIAFASFASLLDNLIQAVNILGSLFYGTVLGLFLVAFFLRRVRGNAVFLAALLSQGGVLGLFTFSGIGYLWFNVIGCALVVVLGVILQALLPGSRSGAKPAHDT